One window of Flavobacteriales bacterium genomic DNA carries:
- a CDS encoding PorP/SprF family type IX secretion system membrane protein: MKTKATLLLAITLLGAGATRAQDAQLSQYDAASVLLNPALTGMFENSDFRVSSNLRSQWNSLASNFLTTAFGVDVSMDRQYGFGAYLNNYNMANVMNNFQAGVAGAYNVSSSKNYTLSAGVNLGLIYKKVNDSKLVWDAQYDRDHFDSDLPTGEAFQKKGRMMLDLGAGVAYRSTNRNKTINPFGNFALFHVTTPDESIFREEKSDLPIRYSVNAGAYITVAEGVDIIPQGLYMRQGPDQTIQAGLLGQVALMGGVYGVVAGCSYRLEDAIIAQVGIKHGNNMYRFSYDINTSPLHTYTNNNGAFEFSIVYYGTLSGRSRRMTSSAF, encoded by the coding sequence ATGAAAACGAAAGCAACCCTCCTCTTGGCGATCACGCTCCTCGGAGCCGGTGCCACCCGTGCCCAGGACGCGCAACTCAGCCAGTACGACGCTGCATCGGTCCTGCTGAACCCCGCGCTCACGGGCATGTTCGAGAACAGTGATTTCCGGGTGAGCAGCAACCTGCGGAGCCAGTGGAACAGCCTGGCCAGCAACTTCCTCACTACGGCCTTCGGGGTGGACGTGTCCATGGACCGGCAGTACGGCTTCGGGGCGTACCTGAACAACTACAACATGGCCAACGTGATGAACAACTTTCAGGCGGGGGTCGCCGGAGCGTATAACGTCTCGTCGTCGAAGAACTACACGCTTTCCGCAGGGGTGAACCTGGGCTTGATCTACAAAAAGGTGAACGACAGCAAGCTGGTGTGGGATGCCCAGTACGACCGGGACCATTTCGACAGCGACCTGCCGACAGGGGAGGCGTTCCAGAAGAAGGGAAGGATGATGCTGGACCTCGGTGCCGGAGTCGCCTATCGTTCCACCAACCGGAACAAAACGATCAACCCCTTCGGGAACTTCGCGCTCTTCCATGTCACTACGCCGGACGAATCCATTTTCCGCGAGGAGAAGAGCGACCTGCCGATCCGGTATTCGGTGAACGCAGGTGCGTACATCACGGTGGCCGAAGGTGTGGACATCATCCCGCAAGGGCTGTACATGCGCCAAGGTCCGGACCAAACGATCCAGGCCGGCCTCCTGGGCCAAGTGGCGCTGATGGGCGGCGTGTATGGTGTTGTGGCAGGCTGCTCCTATCGCTTGGAGGATGCCATCATCGCCCAGGTGGGCATCAAGCACGGGAACAACATGTACCGCTTCAGCTACGACATCAACACCTCACCACTGCATACCTACACGAACAACAACGGGGCGTTCGAATTCTCGATCGTCTACTACGGAACGCTCTCCGGTCGCTCCAGAAGGATGACCAGCAGTGCGTTCTAA
- a CDS encoding type II toxin-antitoxin system RelE/ParE family toxin codes for MKNKKPGLGHRFLKALNACYENLALNPSTQKRKGVFRHAMIHKFPYRVVYELHGELVIVYQVRHTSRKPSKKFGP; via the coding sequence ATGAAAAACAAGAAACCCGGTTTGGGGCACCGCTTTCTAAAAGCGTTGAACGCATGTTACGAGAACTTGGCGCTCAATCCGTCGACTCAGAAACGCAAGGGCGTTTTCCGACATGCAATGATCCACAAGTTCCCCTATCGCGTGGTGTATGAACTTCATGGCGAACTTGTGATCGTCTACCAAGTGCGCCACACCAGCCGTAAACCCAGCAAGAAGTTCGGCCCGTAA
- a CDS encoding Txe/YoeB family addiction module toxin, which produces MKRIIFEQKAYDDFCDWGIYDKARYIKIHDLIKAILREPFKGMGKPEPLKGTLKGYWSRRIDEKHRLVYRMTSEGSVEVVSCKGHYGDK; this is translated from the coding sequence ATGAAGCGCATCATCTTCGAGCAGAAAGCTTATGACGACTTCTGCGACTGGGGCATCTACGACAAGGCACGGTACATCAAGATCCACGACCTGATCAAGGCCATCCTTCGGGAACCCTTCAAGGGAATGGGCAAGCCAGAGCCATTGAAGGGAACGCTCAAAGGTTATTGGTCCCGGCGGATCGATGAAAAGCACCGGTTGGTCTATCGAATGACCAGTGAGGGTTCGGTAGAGGTGGTGAGCTGCAAAGGACACTACGGCGATAAGTGA
- a CDS encoding type II toxin-antitoxin system YoeB family toxin → MAPTSRPGQTGSRTHFIVGPGRLAGAGRYWSRGIDQEHRLVYSITGSGDSQRLCIVQCRFHYK, encoded by the coding sequence ATGGCACCCACCAGTCGCCCCGGCCAGACCGGGTCAAGAACTCACTTTATTGTTGGGCCGGGAAGACTGGCGGGAGCGGGGAGGTATTGGTCGCGAGGCATAGACCAAGAACATAGGTTGGTCTATTCCATTACAGGCAGTGGCGATTCCCAGCGGCTATGTATAGTTCAATGCCGATTCCATTACAAGTAG
- a CDS encoding AAA family ATPase: protein MITRLRIKGFKNIIDAEFYFGPFNCLAGLNGVGKSNLFDALMFLSALADKPFVEAARSVRGGDDMLRLRSGNEPGPIEFDLDVIIPPKGTDEFNQEAVAGGTYLNYKLAFDVGSVKREGYESTVMELTSEELTGYPRSYATTALKFNPSKAWVNSVVKPMTRRRTFIKTEGDRILLQADRMKVEDKKWRGGGKPNVLNARILPRTVLSSAQNADENRTAVLMRKELRSWKRLQFEPSALGSQDEFDAPTSLDSKGAHIPATLYRLASEGDREATYTKLANRLAQLVEGVKSTHVERDDSRRVFRFMMEDLEGLELPASSLSDGTLRFVALATIWQDSAEHGLICFEEPENGIHPQKVDAMVDLLYEIATDAETAVDDNAPLRQVIITTHSPLVVERVDLDDLTFIETKYARVDGRRVGGIGLAAPLGSWRAQVLEPINKATVKRYLSGRPLIDPPKRDKPTLLSTEQYQTRLKLD, encoded by the coding sequence GTGATTACAAGACTTCGGATAAAAGGGTTCAAGAACATCATTGACGCAGAGTTCTATTTCGGCCCATTCAATTGTCTGGCAGGATTAAACGGAGTGGGCAAATCGAATCTTTTCGATGCGCTCATGTTCCTTTCCGCGCTTGCCGATAAGCCATTCGTGGAAGCGGCTCGTAGCGTTCGTGGTGGTGATGATATGCTTCGCCTTAGGAGCGGAAATGAACCAGGCCCCATTGAATTTGACCTCGATGTTATCATACCTCCGAAGGGAACGGATGAGTTCAATCAGGAAGCGGTTGCCGGAGGGACTTACCTGAATTATAAGTTGGCCTTTGATGTAGGATCCGTGAAACGAGAGGGGTATGAAAGCACGGTTATGGAATTAACGTCTGAAGAACTGACAGGATATCCAAGAAGCTATGCAACAACGGCGTTGAAATTCAACCCTTCCAAGGCATGGGTCAATTCTGTAGTAAAGCCAATGACCAGGCGCCGAACCTTCATCAAAACGGAGGGAGATCGTATTCTTCTGCAAGCAGATAGGATGAAAGTAGAGGATAAGAAATGGCGAGGTGGGGGAAAACCAAACGTGTTGAACGCCAGAATCCTTCCGCGCACGGTTCTTAGTTCCGCCCAGAATGCGGATGAGAATCGGACGGCTGTGTTAATGCGCAAAGAACTAAGATCTTGGAAAAGGTTGCAGTTTGAGCCATCTGCTTTGGGCAGTCAGGACGAATTTGATGCGCCAACCAGCTTGGATAGCAAAGGAGCGCATATACCAGCCACACTATATCGATTAGCAAGCGAGGGGGATAGAGAAGCTACTTACACGAAGTTGGCTAACCGACTGGCCCAATTGGTAGAAGGTGTGAAGTCAACTCACGTCGAACGAGATGATAGCCGCCGGGTGTTCCGGTTTATGATGGAGGATTTGGAAGGTCTGGAATTGCCAGCCAGTTCACTATCAGATGGCACGTTGCGTTTTGTCGCATTGGCAACGATATGGCAAGATTCTGCAGAGCACGGGTTGATATGCTTTGAAGAACCAGAAAATGGGATTCACCCCCAAAAGGTTGACGCTATGGTTGATTTGTTATATGAGATAGCTACGGATGCAGAAACTGCTGTGGATGACAATGCACCATTACGTCAGGTCATCATTACGACGCACTCACCTTTGGTCGTAGAAAGAGTGGACCTAGACGACCTGACATTCATTGAGACTAAATATGCACGGGTCGATGGCAGACGGGTGGGCGGAATAGGCTTGGCGGCACCTTTGGGTTCTTGGCGTGCTCAGGTACTTGAGCCAATCAATAAGGCCACTGTGAAGAGGTACCTGAGCGGCCGTCCGCTCATTGACCCCCCAAAGCGTGACAAGCCGACATTGCTCTCAACAGAACAATATCAAACTCGACTGAAATTGGATTGA
- the atpG gene encoding ATP synthase F1 subunit gamma — translation MASLKEVRNRIVSVNSTKQITAAMKMVSAAKLRRAQDAIIRMRPYAEKLGVLLSNVSASLDGNENKFAQQREVKNVLFVAIVSNRGLAGAFNTQVFRLIRKAAAEAEARGERVHVLSLGKKAADLYRRTPWHASGFPENLAALYDGLSFDKVAPVAEAIMAQFADGEYDRVELFYNKFKNAASQIVTEERYLPIEPPQAETESKGAIVKTDHIMEPDRQTIVEEIIPKSLKIQLYKAMLDSFASEHGARMTAMHKATDNADDLLKELRLSYNKARQAAITNEILEIVGGAEALKG, via the coding sequence ATGGCCAGCCTGAAGGAAGTCCGCAACCGGATCGTCTCGGTGAACAGCACCAAGCAGATCACCGCCGCCATGAAGATGGTGAGCGCGGCCAAGCTGCGCCGTGCACAGGACGCCATCATCCGCATGCGGCCTTATGCCGAGAAGCTGGGCGTGCTGCTGAGCAACGTGAGCGCTTCCCTGGACGGCAATGAGAACAAGTTCGCGCAGCAGCGTGAAGTGAAGAACGTGCTCTTCGTGGCGATCGTGAGCAATCGCGGATTGGCCGGCGCTTTCAACACCCAGGTGTTCCGCCTGATCCGCAAAGCAGCCGCAGAAGCGGAGGCCCGCGGCGAGCGTGTCCATGTGCTCTCACTGGGCAAGAAGGCCGCTGACCTCTACCGCCGCACGCCGTGGCACGCTTCGGGCTTCCCGGAGAACTTGGCGGCGTTGTACGACGGACTGAGCTTCGACAAAGTGGCACCCGTGGCGGAAGCCATCATGGCCCAGTTCGCCGATGGCGAATACGACCGCGTGGAGCTCTTCTACAACAAGTTCAAGAACGCCGCCTCCCAGATCGTCACCGAGGAGCGCTACCTGCCCATCGAGCCGCCGCAAGCGGAAACTGAGAGCAAAGGCGCCATCGTGAAGACCGACCACATCATGGAGCCGGACCGGCAGACCATCGTGGAAGAGATCATCCCCAAGAGCCTGAAGATCCAGCTCTACAAGGCGATGCTCGACAGCTTCGCCTCCGAGCACGGCGCGCGCATGACCGCCATGCACAAGGCCACGGACAACGCGGACGACCTACTGAAGGAACTCCGCCTGTCCTACAACAAGGCGCGCCAAGCAGCCATCACCAACGAGATCCTCGAGATCGTGGGTGGGGCCGAGGCGTTGAAGGGGTAG
- a CDS encoding F0F1 ATP synthase subunit alpha, translating to MAQIKPAEVSAILKEELAGLRTEAQLEEVGTVLQIGDGIARIYGLNSVQSGELVEFPSGLRGIVLNLEEDNVGVVLLGRSVGIKEGDTVKRTKQIASVKVGEGMVGRVVDTLGEPIDGKGPIEGKTYEMPIERKAPGVIYRQPVTEPLQTGIKAIDAMIPMGRGQRELIIGDRQTGKSTVAIDTIINQREFYEAGKPVYCIYVAIGQKGSTVAGTVKVLEENGAMAYTTVVAANASDPAPMQFYAPFTGAAIGEFFRDTGRPALIVFDDLSKQAVAYREVSLLLRRPPGREAYPGDVFYLHSRLLERAAKIINDDTIASQMNDQPDSLKGMVKGGGSLTALPIIETQAGDVSAYIPTNVISITDGQIFLESNLFLSGVRPAINVGISVSRVGGNAQIKSMKKVAGTLKLDQAQYRELEAFSKFGSDLDAATKSVLDKGARNVEILKQGQNSPMRVEEQVAIIYLGSKGLLGKVPVSKIRHFEQEFLTMMRNTQADTLASLKAGKLDAEITGTLEKVAADLVKSYA from the coding sequence ATGGCACAGATCAAACCCGCCGAAGTATCGGCGATCCTCAAAGAAGAACTCGCCGGGCTCCGCACGGAAGCCCAGCTCGAGGAGGTCGGTACCGTGCTGCAGATCGGCGACGGCATCGCCCGCATCTACGGCCTCAACAGTGTGCAGAGCGGTGAGCTCGTGGAGTTCCCCAGCGGACTGCGCGGCATCGTGCTCAACCTCGAGGAGGACAACGTGGGCGTGGTGCTCCTCGGCCGCAGCGTCGGCATCAAGGAGGGCGACACCGTGAAGCGCACCAAGCAGATCGCCAGCGTGAAAGTGGGCGAAGGCATGGTGGGCCGTGTGGTGGACACCCTCGGTGAGCCCATCGACGGCAAAGGCCCCATCGAAGGCAAGACCTATGAAATGCCGATCGAGCGCAAGGCGCCGGGCGTCATCTACCGCCAGCCCGTGACGGAGCCGTTGCAGACCGGCATCAAGGCCATCGACGCCATGATCCCCATGGGCCGCGGCCAGCGCGAGCTCATTATCGGTGACCGCCAGACCGGCAAGAGCACGGTGGCCATCGACACCATCATCAACCAAAGGGAGTTCTACGAGGCCGGCAAGCCCGTGTACTGCATCTATGTGGCCATCGGCCAGAAGGGTTCCACCGTGGCCGGCACTGTGAAGGTGCTGGAGGAGAACGGCGCCATGGCCTACACCACCGTGGTGGCCGCCAACGCCAGCGACCCCGCCCCGATGCAGTTCTACGCACCCTTCACCGGTGCCGCGATCGGCGAATTCTTCCGCGATACCGGCCGTCCCGCACTGATCGTGTTCGACGACCTTTCCAAGCAGGCCGTGGCTTACCGCGAGGTGTCCCTCCTGCTGCGCCGCCCACCCGGACGTGAGGCTTACCCCGGTGACGTGTTCTACCTGCACAGCCGCCTGTTGGAACGTGCCGCGAAGATCATCAACGACGACACGATCGCTTCCCAAATGAACGACCAGCCCGACTCGTTGAAGGGCATGGTGAAAGGTGGCGGTTCATTGACCGCTCTGCCGATCATCGAAACGCAGGCCGGTGACGTTTCCGCGTACATCCCCACCAACGTGATCTCCATCACCGACGGGCAGATCTTCCTGGAAAGCAACCTCTTCCTCAGCGGTGTGCGCCCCGCCATCAACGTGGGCATCAGCGTGAGCCGTGTGGGCGGTAATGCGCAGATCAAGTCCATGAAGAAAGTGGCCGGCACCCTGAAGCTGGACCAAGCCCAGTACCGCGAACTGGAGGCCTTCTCCAAGTTCGGTTCCGACCTGGACGCCGCCACCAAATCCGTGCTGGACAAGGGTGCGCGCAACGTGGAGATCCTCAAGCAGGGCCAGAACAGCCCCATGCGCGTGGAAGAGCAGGTGGCCATCATCTACCTCGGCTCCAAGGGCCTGCTGGGTAAAGTCCCAGTAAGCAAGATCCGCCACTTCGAGCAGGAGTTCCTCACGATGATGCGTAACACCCAAGCCGATACCCTCGCATCCCTGAAGGCTGGCAAACTGGACGCTGAGATCACCGGCACACTGGAGAAAGTGGCCGCAGACCTCGTGAAAAGCTACGCCTAA
- the atpH gene encoding ATP synthase F1 subunit delta produces MIVSPVAYRYARSLMLLAQEKGEVEAVREDMLLVASTCAENRDLVIMLNSPVIKAASKNKVLGRVFGGQIGHITERFIAILVRKGRESLLAEIAEGVQNVYRQENSILMAEVRSAIPLSDEARAQVRKMAEDRHPGKTMLLNETVDPGLIGGVVIRIGDEQIDASVSRRLSDLRRKFSENPYIPEI; encoded by the coding sequence ATGATCGTATCCCCCGTCGCATACCGCTATGCCCGTTCCCTGATGCTGCTCGCACAGGAGAAGGGTGAGGTGGAGGCGGTGCGCGAGGACATGCTCCTGGTGGCTTCCACCTGCGCAGAGAACCGGGACCTGGTGATCATGCTGAACAGCCCTGTGATCAAGGCGGCCAGCAAGAACAAGGTACTGGGCCGCGTGTTCGGCGGACAGATCGGGCACATCACGGAGCGCTTCATCGCGATCCTGGTGCGCAAGGGCCGCGAAAGCCTGCTGGCCGAGATCGCCGAAGGGGTCCAGAACGTGTACCGTCAGGAGAACAGCATCCTGATGGCGGAGGTGCGCAGCGCGATCCCCCTCAGCGATGAGGCCCGCGCCCAGGTGCGGAAAATGGCCGAGGACCGCCACCCCGGTAAGACCATGCTGCTCAACGAAACAGTGGACCCCGGCCTCATCGGCGGCGTGGTCATCCGCATCGGTGACGAGCAGATCGACGCCAGCGTAAGCCGCCGCCTGAGCGACCTGCGCCGTAAATTTTCAGAGAATCCGTACATCCCCGAGATCTAA
- the atpF gene encoding F0F1 ATP synthase subunit B → MLLASLVEPAFGLIFWMTLSFGIVFFLLAKFAWKPILKALHEREQSIEDAIGEARKAREEVAAMKAGNEDLLKEARAERELMLKEARDIRDKEIADAKGRAKAEADAILARAREDIRNEKNAAITEMKNQVGELSIVVAERILRDKLGDKAAQQTLLDKVMKESDIHLS, encoded by the coding sequence ATGCTGCTCGCCAGTCTTGTAGAACCCGCATTCGGCCTGATCTTCTGGATGACGCTTTCCTTCGGGATCGTGTTCTTCCTGTTGGCCAAGTTCGCGTGGAAGCCCATCCTCAAAGCTCTGCACGAGCGGGAGCAGTCCATCGAGGACGCCATCGGCGAGGCCCGCAAGGCCCGTGAGGAAGTGGCTGCCATGAAGGCCGGCAACGAGGACCTGCTGAAGGAAGCACGCGCCGAGCGCGAGCTGATGCTGAAGGAGGCCCGCGACATCCGCGACAAAGAGATCGCCGACGCCAAGGGACGCGCCAAGGCCGAGGCCGACGCCATTCTCGCCCGTGCCCGTGAGGACATCCGCAACGAGAAGAACGCCGCCATCACCGAGATGAAGAACCAGGTGGGTGAGCTCAGCATCGTGGTGGCCGAACGCATCCTCCGCGACAAGCTCGGCGACAAGGCCGCCCAACAGACCCTGCTGGACAAGGTGATGAAGGAAAGCGACATCCACCTGTCATGA
- the atpE gene encoding ATP synthase F0 subunit C — MFLSALLDIGTGYGIAALGAGLAALGAGVGIGRIGGDAVQAMARQPEAMNDLRANMILTAALVEGAAFFAMVVGLLVVLK; from the coding sequence ATGTTTCTTTCAGCCCTCCTCGACATTGGCACAGGTTACGGTATCGCAGCCCTCGGCGCCGGTTTGGCAGCCCTTGGTGCCGGCGTAGGCATCGGACGTATCGGCGGTGACGCCGTGCAGGCCATGGCCCGCCAACCGGAAGCCATGAACGACCTCCGCGCCAACATGATCCTCACCGCGGCATTGGTGGAAGGCGCTGCCTTCTTCGCCATGGTGGTGGGCCTGCTGGTGGTGCTGAAGTAA
- the atpB gene encoding F0F1 ATP synthase subunit A: MRAAFLAFCLLIAGWSVAQHDGHADQHEATAEGHESSKESAEFNAGELIMSHIADEHGWHIAGDLSLPLPVILYDTRSGLHVFSSARFEHGHAAYDGYKLDDGKVIAVDTAGHIDEAGSKAIWDISITKNVVSIFLVMILLVLMFSSIARSYAKRVGQAPKGLQSFMEPIILFVRDDVAKGAIGPHKYQRFMPYLLTIFFVILFANLIGLIPFFPGGATLTGNIAITLTLALFTFVIVTVNGNKNYWKHIFAMPGVPVGVLVILTPVEILGMFLKPFVLMIRLFANMVAGHIIALSFFSLIFVFGATSAVAGYGVSVVSLAFTIFMTFLELLVAFIQAYVFTFLSALYIGAAMEDHHEHKESIV; the protein is encoded by the coding sequence ATGCGCGCCGCATTCCTCGCCTTTTGCCTGTTGATCGCCGGATGGTCCGTCGCCCAGCATGATGGGCACGCGGACCAGCATGAGGCCACAGCCGAGGGACATGAAAGCTCTAAAGAGTCCGCCGAGTTCAATGCCGGTGAGCTCATCATGAGCCACATTGCCGATGAGCACGGTTGGCACATCGCCGGTGACCTCTCCCTCCCCCTGCCAGTGATCCTTTATGACACCCGCAGCGGCCTGCATGTTTTCAGTAGCGCTCGCTTCGAGCACGGACACGCCGCATACGATGGCTATAAACTCGATGATGGCAAGGTCATTGCCGTGGACACAGCTGGCCATATCGACGAGGCTGGTTCCAAGGCCATCTGGGACATTTCCATCACTAAGAACGTGGTCTCCATCTTTCTGGTGATGATCCTTCTGGTGCTGATGTTCTCCAGCATCGCACGTTCCTACGCCAAGCGCGTAGGCCAAGCGCCCAAGGGCCTCCAGTCCTTCATGGAGCCGATCATCCTCTTTGTGCGCGACGACGTGGCCAAGGGCGCCATCGGCCCGCACAAGTACCAGCGCTTCATGCCCTATCTGCTCACGATCTTCTTCGTGATCCTCTTCGCCAACCTCATCGGCTTGATCCCCTTCTTCCCCGGCGGGGCGACGCTCACCGGCAACATCGCCATCACCCTCACCCTCGCTCTCTTCACCTTCGTCATCGTCACGGTGAACGGCAACAAGAACTACTGGAAGCACATCTTCGCCATGCCCGGCGTACCCGTGGGGGTGCTGGTCATCCTTACGCCGGTGGAGATCCTCGGTATGTTCCTCAAGCCCTTCGTGCTGATGATCCGGTTGTTCGCCAACATGGTCGCCGGGCACATCATCGCCCTCAGCTTCTTCAGCCTTATCTTCGTTTTCGGCGCCACCAGCGCGGTGGCCGGTTACGGCGTCTCCGTCGTCAGCCTCGCCTTCACCATCTTCATGACCTTCCTGGAACTGCTCGTAGCGTTCATCCAGGCCTACGTCTTTACCTTCCTCTCGGCCCTCTACATCGGTGCCGCCATGGAAGACCACCACGAACACAAGGAATCAATCGTCTAA
- a CDS encoding AtpZ/AtpI family protein yields the protein MNGEDPAPKRKKAANSYMRLSGIGFQMAAIIGIGAYGGWWADQRTGWKFPVLTLVGSLGGVAIAMYILFKETRVR from the coding sequence ATGAACGGCGAGGACCCCGCTCCCAAGCGCAAAAAAGCGGCGAACAGCTATATGCGCCTCAGCGGCATCGGCTTCCAGATGGCCGCCATCATCGGCATCGGCGCGTACGGAGGTTGGTGGGCCGACCAGCGCACCGGCTGGAAATTTCCCGTCCTCACGCTGGTTGGTTCGCTAGGCGGCGTGGCCATCGCCATGTACATCCTCTTCAAGGAAACCCGCGTCCGGTAA